TTACCCCTGTGTGTGAGCGATACGATATAAAACTCGCGGTTCATCCCGATGATCCTCCATGGGGACTTTTTGGGATACCCCGGATTGTCACAAATCTGGCTAACCTGAAGCGGATCCTCGCGGCAGTTCCGAGTCCTTCGAATGGAGTGACGGTGTGTACCGGTTCCCTCGGCGCCAATCCGGCTAACAATGTAATCCAGATTATTCAAGAACTAAAAGACCGGATTCACTTTGTACATGTCCGTAATCTTAAATTTATTGGTCCAGGAAAATTTGACGAGACTTCCCATCTCTCTTGCGATGGGGACCTGGATATGTATCGGATCATGAAAACCCTCTATGACAGCGGTTACGACGGCTGTATGCGACCGGACCATGGCAGGGCTATCTGGGGAGAAATTTCTATGCCGGGGTATGGGCTATACGACCAGGCCCTGGGATCGGCCTACATGTATGGCCTGTGGGAAGCCCTTTCAAAGGAATATCCCCGGAAAAAATGAAAGCCCGCGGAGGATAGCGGTAATAGAATTTTGTTTGCTAAGGTTTATACCTATTCTGTAGGTGAACAGGTGAACAAACCTGGTGGAAGAAGGTTGTGGTAAAATGGGGATCTTTAAGTTAACTGTGTTGGTCCCTACAGGACGTGGAGGAATGAAAGATGAATACCTATTCTCGGTGCTGGCTTGATTATGAAAATCCCTATCTTAAAAAGGGTAGCTATACGATTTTCCGGGAACAAATTCAGAAAGACATAGCCTTTTATGCTATCGATCCTTCGTTGGAAAACACAGAAACAGGCCGGGTGCTGACCAAAGAGGTGGGAAACTTTTTTTCCCGCTTTTTTGAGTATTCCCTTACCAAGGTCCCGAAATCTGGCAATCGGACCCTCTCTCTTGGCCTTTTTTCGTGGCCCGAGGTCCAGAAGCTTTTGGAGGGAGTTCCTCTTCCAAAGTATCCTGAAGCTTTTATGATTAGATATGTCTCCCCGGAGAAGGGCTTGGTCGTTGGGGCTAAGGACCCCAAAGGCCTCGTGTATGGGGTGTTTCGCCTCTTTTCGCTCCTGCAACAGGGGATCTCGTATACTACCCTTACCCTTATCGAAGAACCCCGAAATCCCCTGCGAATACTTAACCACTGGGATAACCTGGATGGTTCTGTAGAACGGGGATATGCGGGGCGTTCTATTTTCTTTGAAAATAACAAGATCACCGATGATACGGATCGATTAACCGACTATGCCCGCCTTCTTGCATCGATAGGAATAAACGGGGTGGTCATCAACAATGTGAATGTAAAAGAGCGGGCGCCCTTTCTGCTCACCGGAGAATACCTGCCGGATCTGGTCCGTTTGGCTCAACTGTTCCGCCCCTATGGGGTGCGGTTGTATCTAAGCGTTAATTTCATGAGCCCCGTCATTGTGGGAGGTCTCGATACGGCGGACCCTCTGGAAGAACGGGTGCAACGATGGTGGCAAGAACGGGCAGCGGTCCTTTATAAAGCTATCCCCGATTTTGGGGGTTTTCTGGTTAAGGCCGACTCGGAGTATAACCCGGGGCCCCACACCTATGGTCGTTCCCAGTCAGAGGGGGCCAATATGCTTGCCCGGGCCCTGCGTCCCCATGGGGGGCTGCTTATTTGGCGGGCCTTTGTGTATAAGCTTCAGGATTGGCGGGATAGAACCATTGATCGGGCCCGGGCGGCCTACGATATTTTTCATCCCCTGGATGGGGATTTTGATGATAATGTAATCCTCCAGATTAAGAATGGTCCCCTGGATTTTCAGGTTCGAGAGCCCGTGGCGCCCCTGTTTGGGACTATGGAAAAAACGAACCAGATCCTCGAACTGCAGATTACCCAGGAATACACGGGGCACCAGATCGATCTCTGTTACCTGGCTCCCCAATGGCAGGAGATACTTTCCTTCGATCCCCATATTGAAGGAAAGCCCGCAACGGTGGCTTCTATTGTCAGTGGTTCTACCTGGGGCCGGCCCCATGGAGGAATGGCGGCGGTGGCAAACATTGGGCGAGATGCTAATTGGACAGGCCACTGGCTTGCCCAGGCCAATTGGTATGCCTTTGGGCGCCTTGCCTGGGATCCTACCCTTTCTGCTCAAACCATTGCCCAGGAGTGGGTACGGCGCACCCTGAGTAATGATGAATCCATGGTGAATCGGGTGGTTGCGATACTCCAGAAATCCTGGCCGGTCTATGAAAAATATACCACCCCCTATGGACTGGGGTGGATGGTAACTCCGGGGACCCATTATGGCCCGAGTCCCGAGGGCTATGAATATTCGATCTGGGGAACCTACCATCGGGCTACCCACACAGAAATTGGGGTTGATAGGACAAGTACCGGTACGGGGTACACAACCCAGTATCGCCCCTACTGGCGGGATAGATATGATAAGCGGGAGACCTGTCCAGAGGAACTTATTTTGTTCTTCCATAGGCTTCCCTATACCTATGTGATGAAAAACGGCAAGACCCTCATTCAAAACTACTACGATGCCCACTTTGAAGGTTATGAGGAAATGCGGGCCCTTCAGGAAGAGTGGAACCGTTTAGAAGGCTCTGTTGATCCGGTTGTCTTTACCGAAGTACAGCAACGTTTTGTGCAGCAGGAGGAAAATGCCCGGCAATGGCGGGATGTGATTAACAGCTTTTTCTACCGAAAAAGTGGCATCCCCGATGAAAAGGGGCGGCCCATTTATTAACAATGACAGAAAGGGTGCGCGACGGAAGGTAATTCGATTCAGCGGGGCCTTTTTAGGTTCCTATCAGAAAAATGTCCGATAGCAAAAAGAAAAATAAAAAACTATGCTAAAAAGGCGCTCCTAAAAATTATCCCCTGAGGGGAAAAAGCCCAAAGAGTGCCCTTCCGCTTTGCGGAAGAAGAGAAGGAGTTATTCCATGACAAAACAGACAGAAGGCTCTCAGAACCATCAAGAACGGATACAGGCGTTGATCCGTGAGATGAGTCTCGAAGAAAAGATGGGGCTCATGATCCACCGAGCGCGGGGGATTCCCCGCCTGGGAATCCCCGATTACAACTGGTGGAACGAGGCTCTCCACGGGGTGGCAAACAACGGGGAGTCCACGGTTTTTCCCCAGGCTATAGCCCTGGGGGCCACCTTTGATCCCGACCTGGTGCATCGGGTGGCCACGGCGATTTCCCTGGAAGCCCGGGCAAAGTTCAACGCCGTGGGAAAACATCAGGCAGATAGATACCATCGGGGACTTACCTTTTGGGCCCCCAACATCAACATCTTTCGGGATCCCCGCTGGGGACGGGGGCAGGAGACCTATGGGGAGGACCCCTACCTGACAAGCCAGTTAGGAACCTCCTTTGTACGGGGTATCCAGGGGGATGATCCCTATTACCTCAGGGCCGCAGCCTGTGCCAAGCACTATGCGGTCCACTCCGGCCCTGAAGGGTTACGGCATACCTTTGACGCCCGGGTAAGCCCAAAGGATCTGGAAGAAACCTACCTCCCCGCCTTTAAAGCCCTGGTCCAAGCAGGGGTGGAAAGCGTCATGGGGGCCTATAACCGGGTGAATGGGGAACCCGCCTGTGGGAGTCCCTTCCTTTTGCAGAAAAAGCTCCGGGGGGAATGGGGATTTACCGGCCACGTCGTATCCGATTGCTGGGCGATTTGTGATTTCCATAAGAACCACAGGGTAACCGCCGATGTGCTTGAATCGATCGCCCTGGCTCTTAAAACCGGCTGTGACCTAAACTGTGGCGATGCCTATCGATCCCTGGCGGAGGCCCTGGAAAAGGGGTATATCAGCGAGGAGGATATTGATCGGGCGGTTGGCCGGCTTCTTACTACCCTTGATAAATTGGGCCTTATCCATGACGATGGACCCTATCAGAAGATTAGCCTTTCCCAGATCGATTGGAATGTCCATGGGAAGCTGGCGTTAGAGGCGGCAGAAAAATCCCTGGTCCTGCTAAAAAATAATGGGATTCTCCCCTTAAAGAAGGAAAACCTCTCATATATCTATGTTACCGGTCCTAATGCCACCAATATCGATGCCCTCCTGGGTAACTATGCGGGGGTTTCCTCAAAGCTCAAGACTGTACTGGAAGGTATTGTGGAAGCGGCGGGCCCTGAAATTACGGTTTGCTACAAGAAGGGGTGTCCCCTGGCGGAAAAACGGATTAACCCCAATGACTGGGCCAGCGGGGTCACCAAGTACGCCGATGTCACCATTGCGGTGATGGGGCGGGATATCAGTGTAGAGGGGGAAGAGGGGGATGCCATCCTTTCGCCCACCTATGGCGATTTTGAAGACCTTAATCTTAGCGAAGAGCAACTCAATTACTTACGGCGCCTGAAAGAAGGGGGAAAACCCCTGGTGGTGGTTCTCCTGGGGGGGGCTCCTATTTGTTCTCCGGAGCTTCACGAACTGGCCGATGCGATTCTTATGGCCTGGTATCCCGGACAGGCGGGGGGCGATGCGGTAGCCCGGGTCCTCTTTGGAAAAACAAACCCTTCTGGCAAGCTTCCCGTAACTTTCCCGCGCTCGGTACATCAGCTTCCCCCCTTTGAAGATTATTCCATGCGGGGCAGAACCTATCGATACATGGAAGAAAGTCCCCTGTATCCCTTTGGCTTTGGGTTAAGTTATACCAGGATGGGTATACAAAAGCTGCAGGCCGCGTGGTCCGGCGATGGCCGAAAAGAACTGGATCTTGCTGTTTCTGTCAAGAATGAAGGGCCCCTGGCGGGGGAGGAGGTGCTCCAGGTGTACTATCACTGGAGTGATGCCCCCTTCCCGGTTCCCCGCTGGTCCCTGGTGGCTTTTAAGCGGTGTACCCTTGCTCAGGGTGAACAAAAAGAGGTGCGGTACCAGATTCCCTTTGAACAGCTTGCCTGTATTGACCCTGAAGGCCATAGGGTGTTGCCAAAGGGAACTATCGAAATTTATGTAGGTTTTGCTTCCCCGGGGAATCGGGCCCAGGAACTCGGAGCCCCTGAAGGGAGGCTCATTCACATACAATGCCCGTAGGAGCCCCTGAAGGGCGGTGCTAAGGGCCAATGTCCCTGAAAACCCAGAGGTGGTCTCAAGGGGAGGGGGACTGCGTTTTTGTCTGCGGTTCCTGTCCGCCGGGAGATGTTGTACACACCAGAGGAGATAGCAGGGAAAGGGAGGAAGTAAGATGAAACTGAGCATCATTGGAGCGGGTAGTGTGCGCTATGCGCTTAAGTTGATTGGAGACCTGGCAAAAACGCCGGAACTCGCCTCGAAAAAGCCTGAGATCTGTCTCATGGACATAAACGAGGCGCGACTTGAGGCGGCCTTTGTTCTGGCCCGGCGCTACTGTGACGAACTGGATGCACCGATCACTATCACTAGGACCCTTTCCTTGGAAGAAGCGGTGGAAGGGGCGTCCTATGTGATAAATACGGTTCTCGCCTATCCCACCACGAAAGAGCATGATGGTTTTACTTCCTGGGAAAAATTAGTGGCGGTGGGGGAAAAACACGGCTACTATCGGGGGGTGGATGCCCAGGAATTCAACATGGTATCCACCTACACCTATGCCCTGTGTAGTTATTACGATCTCAAGGTAGCCCTATCGGTGGCTCGAGCCATGGAGCAAAAAAGCCCCCGGGGCGTTATCCTTCAGACGGGGAACCCCGTTTTTGAGATTACCCAACTGTTGCGCCGCTCTTCGCCGGTGGAAACCATTGGTTTCTGCCATGGTCATGGAGGGGTCCAGGAGGTTTGCCGGGCCCTGGGGCTCCCCTTTGAGGAAGTGGACTGGCAGGTCGCGGGGGTGAATCACGGGATCTGGCTTAATCGTTTCATGTATCAGGGGAAGAATGCCTACCCTCTGCTGGACCGATGGATCCAGGAAAAGCTCCCTTCCTGGCGATCTACCGGTCCCTGGGATATTCAGATGAGTCCCGCCGTGATGGACATGTATCAGTTTTATGGGCTCCTTCCTATCGGGGATACCTGTCGTAATGGAAGCTGGAAGTATAACTATAATCTTAAAACAAAAAAGAAGTGGTTTGGATCTTTTGGAAGCATCGATAATGAGATTGAGCGACCAAAACTTCATCGAGGGCTCCGGGCCGCAAAAGAGCGGTTGCTTCGGATTGCCCAGGAGGTTCGTTCTGATTCCTCTATACGGGTCACGGAACGGTGGCCCGATATCTTCCCCAGGGAAGCCTTAAGTGGCGAGCAGCAAATCCTCTTTATTCTGGGGCGAGAAACGGAAAAAGCCCAGCGGCTTGTCCTCAATCTTCCTAACGAAGGAACCATTCAGGGAATTCCCGATGATGTGGTGGTGGAAATACCGGTGATGGTCGAAAGGTCCGGAATCCACCGCGAACCGATTGAACCGGCCCTTCCTCGTCGTATCATTACCATGTACCTTATGCCCCGCATTCTGCGAATGGAATGGGCCCTGGAAGCCTTTACCACCGGCGATCGACGGGTGCTGGAGGAAATCCTTATTCGAGATCCCCGGACCCGTTCCTATGAACAGGTGCAGAAGGTCTGGGATGCAATCTTTGCGCTTCCCTTCCACGAAGAACTACGGCAACATTTTCACGTTTCCAAAAAATAGGTTTCTCTTTGAAGGGGCGACCTCTGGGTGCCCCTCGCAGAAGAGGGGTGTTGTCTGGCCTCTGGCTGGTGGCCCCCCTCGCAGAAGGGGGAGCCGCCGGAGAATACCCCTTTCCCACATATTCACGCCATAAAAAAGTGAGCTACCTTCTGGTCCTCTGGCCGGCGGTGCCCTTCCGCAGGGAAGGAAGGGTAACGGGTGCGCCCTGCGCCCCATCGATACTCGGCGACACAAAGCCGGACCTATATCGTTCCATCCATCAACATAGGGCACCTTCCTTAAAAAAAGACCCGGCATGTGCCGGGCTCTTTTTTATACCCCCGAATAGGCCATGAACCCCCCATCCACAGGAATCACCGCACCGGTTACAAAACCAGAAGCCCCCTCGTCGCAGAGCCAGAGGGCTGCCCCGATGAGGTCTTCCG
The window above is part of the Treponema sp. J25 genome. Proteins encoded here:
- a CDS encoding glycoside hydrolase family 3 N-terminal domain-containing protein encodes the protein MTKQTEGSQNHQERIQALIREMSLEEKMGLMIHRARGIPRLGIPDYNWWNEALHGVANNGESTVFPQAIALGATFDPDLVHRVATAISLEARAKFNAVGKHQADRYHRGLTFWAPNINIFRDPRWGRGQETYGEDPYLTSQLGTSFVRGIQGDDPYYLRAAACAKHYAVHSGPEGLRHTFDARVSPKDLEETYLPAFKALVQAGVESVMGAYNRVNGEPACGSPFLLQKKLRGEWGFTGHVVSDCWAICDFHKNHRVTADVLESIALALKTGCDLNCGDAYRSLAEALEKGYISEEDIDRAVGRLLTTLDKLGLIHDDGPYQKISLSQIDWNVHGKLALEAAEKSLVLLKNNGILPLKKENLSYIYVTGPNATNIDALLGNYAGVSSKLKTVLEGIVEAAGPEITVCYKKGCPLAEKRINPNDWASGVTKYADVTIAVMGRDISVEGEEGDAILSPTYGDFEDLNLSEEQLNYLRRLKEGGKPLVVVLLGGAPICSPELHELADAILMAWYPGQAGGDAVARVLFGKTNPSGKLPVTFPRSVHQLPPFEDYSMRGRTYRYMEESPLYPFGFGLSYTRMGIQKLQAAWSGDGRKELDLAVSVKNEGPLAGEEVLQVYYHWSDAPFPVPRWSLVAFKRCTLAQGEQKEVRYQIPFEQLACIDPEGHRVLPKGTIEIYVGFASPGNRAQELGAPEGRLIHIQCP
- a CDS encoding alpha-glucosidase/alpha-galactosidase is translated as MKLSIIGAGSVRYALKLIGDLAKTPELASKKPEICLMDINEARLEAAFVLARRYCDELDAPITITRTLSLEEAVEGASYVINTVLAYPTTKEHDGFTSWEKLVAVGEKHGYYRGVDAQEFNMVSTYTYALCSYYDLKVALSVARAMEQKSPRGVILQTGNPVFEITQLLRRSSPVETIGFCHGHGGVQEVCRALGLPFEEVDWQVAGVNHGIWLNRFMYQGKNAYPLLDRWIQEKLPSWRSTGPWDIQMSPAVMDMYQFYGLLPIGDTCRNGSWKYNYNLKTKKKWFGSFGSIDNEIERPKLHRGLRAAKERLLRIAQEVRSDSSIRVTERWPDIFPREALSGEQQILFILGRETEKAQRLVLNLPNEGTIQGIPDDVVVEIPVMVERSGIHREPIEPALPRRIITMYLMPRILRMEWALEAFTTGDRRVLEEILIRDPRTRSYEQVQKVWDAIFALPFHEELRQHFHVSKK
- a CDS encoding alpha-glucuronidase, with the protein product MNTYSRCWLDYENPYLKKGSYTIFREQIQKDIAFYAIDPSLENTETGRVLTKEVGNFFSRFFEYSLTKVPKSGNRTLSLGLFSWPEVQKLLEGVPLPKYPEAFMIRYVSPEKGLVVGAKDPKGLVYGVFRLFSLLQQGISYTTLTLIEEPRNPLRILNHWDNLDGSVERGYAGRSIFFENNKITDDTDRLTDYARLLASIGINGVVINNVNVKERAPFLLTGEYLPDLVRLAQLFRPYGVRLYLSVNFMSPVIVGGLDTADPLEERVQRWWQERAAVLYKAIPDFGGFLVKADSEYNPGPHTYGRSQSEGANMLARALRPHGGLLIWRAFVYKLQDWRDRTIDRARAAYDIFHPLDGDFDDNVILQIKNGPLDFQVREPVAPLFGTMEKTNQILELQITQEYTGHQIDLCYLAPQWQEILSFDPHIEGKPATVASIVSGSTWGRPHGGMAAVANIGRDANWTGHWLAQANWYAFGRLAWDPTLSAQTIAQEWVRRTLSNDESMVNRVVAILQKSWPVYEKYTTPYGLGWMVTPGTHYGPSPEGYEYSIWGTYHRATHTEIGVDRTSTGTGYTTQYRPYWRDRYDKRETCPEELILFFHRLPYTYVMKNGKTLIQNYYDAHFEGYEEMRALQEEWNRLEGSVDPVVFTEVQQRFVQQEENARQWRDVINSFFYRKSGIPDEKGRPIY